The Apium graveolens cultivar Ventura chromosome 10, ASM990537v1, whole genome shotgun sequence nucleotide sequence gctttgtctttctttgccttcttgggtttcctacattttgtagcaaaatggcccagctcatcacaattaaagcaccttatgtttgatctatcaacagatccagttctgtagccatttttgctatcaggagtgtacttcccttttcctttccagctgctgtctttgttgaaggactgtcatTTGCTCTtaaaaaatcttggtttctttactctaatgttagagaattttctagccaagtaggCCATTGATttatctagctcatcaagctcatcaagagtgtagaactcatcttcttcatccagttccagtatgacttgctctttagtgtcattagctcttttctcacttgtagaaacttccggagtttgagatctttgctcatcattggaggtctggccatcattcacaattagtgcacttgagccgtccaatacatatccttgaccagcccttaatgatttctttgaatcatttcaagttcataagttttcagaaccccataaaGCACTTCCAGTGTaattctactcaaatcccttccttctctgattgcagagatcttttgttccaaatggtcagggagagtaagcaagaacttcaaattcacttcttcaacatcataaaatttatcatgaagctgcaagttatttatcagcttattaaacctttcaaacgCATCAGTAATACCCTactttggtttagccataaaaccctcatactgagaaatcaatatccttctttgatttgacctaacctcctcagttccttcacaaagtatttcaatcttttcccagatctgtttagcagtgtcacagttgacaatgttattatacattacattgtcaagtgactcaattagtatcagttgcaaagcactgtctagggaaactttctctatttcaggttcagtatactcagaaggatccttgggagcataatgagctggaataaccatatctccatctgtggtttcctcaattctaactacaggagtgaagcgcccattcttgaggataccaatgtaaagatgattggccattcttataaacatcaacattttctttttccataaagtgtaattggccttatcaaagggaggaatcttgatactactgattttctgtgtattcatttttccaagatctaatatgtttactttcatattttgctctgataccacttgttaagtatgaatacaacacagagggggggtgaatgtgttttagctTAAACGTTTGATTTTTGAttgacttaggctttagcagttggttgttatcaaaaatttagtagaatagatgttaaacataaataactgtgcaaatatgtaaaacaaagatcttcaaaactcacttaaatttatattaaaaatcaagcagtattttgctacaaaatctctaagttcttattttagaacttagcttctttcttgagagagaacacacaattttctatctagattgttctacttaactagaggtccagtgttaactttataactcagttaactgctggtttacacagtggataataaacatgctattagcttttctaaactgtcacttgtcatttctatttatagaaaagcaaatcttccatttctggcttagcatatctttagcatcccgtgattactttaatctcctttgtcagttaatctttgccattgatcttgcacatctctcaagctgctttttgtagacttgtcaatccagctatgtgaattgtttgttgatttgcaaccttggatattaaactgttctgcaattctgtacttagagaaatttcttcacttcgagatctccagttaagctgtagagaactcgacatctcgataggcatgttggcttgttgatatctctgaaacttcattgttgcctagacttatcgataactctgagttctctagtgaattttggtttatcgataactcggagttctctaatggactttggcttatcgataactcatagttctctaatgaatgtatacttgtcgatatctctgagttctcgacagacaattcctgagttctctacacccgatggatgttgcttatccgtcgagtagtgatgaCTTATCTGTCGAGTAGACAttgtttatccatcgggtagacattactcatccgtcgagtagatattattcatccgtcggtgctatctggagtttaaatgacttctcgataagtcattttggagttctcgaatgatttctctataacactaattatgtgacttgtagagaacttgacttagaatgtttttcaccaaacagaattattcaactccaagcttcttcataattcttctgaggcatgaccttcttgatcttcttccagatagaattcttaggcttgacactgtttagggaaaaatgctccagtctgctccatttacattttacagacattaagtgttacaagtatgaattacagattaaggttacaatacaactaatcttagggttgtcagtatgacttagtcttgttatgatacaggcatgtcttgcacaacaaccTTTACAAAAATGCACTGCGGCAATGCATATGTTGGCGTACGGTATATCTACTGACGTTGTTGATGATTATGTTCGTATTGGAGAGAGTACTGCGGTTGAATGTTTGAAGAAATTCGTATCCAATGTAATTACGATATTTGAGGGTGAATACTTACGAAAGCCGAACTCAAATGACAAGCAACGTCTATTACAGATGGGTGAGGCTCGTGGCTTTCCTGGTATGATGGGTAGTATTGATTGCATGCACTGACAATGGAAAAATTGTCCAAAAGCATGGAAAGAAATGTTCATGAGTGGTCATAAAGGAGTTGCAACAATTATACTGGAAGTGGTTGCTTCATCTGATCTATGGATATGGCATGCATTTTTTGGAGTTGCTGGATCAAATAATGACATAAATGTTTTAGATCGGTCACCAGTATTTGATGATGTGCTACAAGGTCGCGCTCCAAAGGTTAATTATAGTATCAACGGAAACAATTATAATATGGGACATTACTTAACAAATGGAATATATCCAGAATGGGCAACATTCGTTAAAATAATACCATGTCCACAAGGTGAGAAaagaaaattattttcaaaatatcaAGAAAGCCAACGAAAAGATGTTGAACGAGCGTTTGGTGTGTTACAGTCCCGTTTTGCAATTGTACGTGGTCCGGTACGCTTTTGGGACAAAGCAGATCTTGGGAGAATTATGAGGGCATGCATCATAATACATAATATGATTGTCGAAGATGAAAGGGACACATATGCTACTCGATTTGGTCCATTACCAACAGCTAAtgcggacaatatcatactaatgtggagttaggcctgcttagcaagcccaacaagtggtatcagagcttcaggttgtaacggtccataacaatctcagatgggctccagaagtgacctaggaagaggcagatgggcttgccccagaatgggctcaaggaaaaggcagacgggccttccagtataggcctagggggagcagatagccagatggactttcagtatgggtcgagggAGAGCCTCGTCATACTGAAGGAGGCAGAGTCGGCAGGTGTCgagcccgatgtgtgaagggggagattgttaggagttgtcccacatcgtttgtgggaggggcagtttgctagaatattagcagccagacaactccaattagtatgaggccttttgggagtgacccaaaaacaaacccgtgcggGTTCGGCCTAAAACGGATAATAttatactaatgtggagttaagCTTGCTCAGTAAAGCCCAACATTATGATGATGCAACAAATGGCTTATCACAACCAAACTTAGGTGAAGAACCTTTTATGCCGTATGAAACATATATTCAAAATAACATGCAGATGCGTGATAAACGGGTACATCGTCAGCTACAAAATGACTTGGTTGAGCATATCTCGCAGTTCCACGAGAATcgttaatttttttattatatcatttaaaatttaaTGTTTTCTTGTATGCTCTTTtttatttcatgatttttaataatatgatGCTTTTAATTATTGGGACatgtttttttatttaataatatttttgaaatttttaatcactttaatttaatttttacAATTTTAATATTAGTAAGATAAATTTAAATccaaattatataattattttattaaatacatataataataataatattaggGACGAATCTGGATTTTGTATTGGAGGGATGGGGTCATTTTTTCCACAAACCCGCTTGGGGATGATGTGGCAAATTTTGTCAGTTGGGGGAGGGGAAGTGACCCCGTGTTATGTTTGATAAACATCTACGATAAAATTAGTCTAATGTCGGGCAGATAACAAATAATTACACACTGCTTCTTCACATTTCAGCATTTTCTCCTTCCCGTAAAAACATAAATGTgactagagatgcacaaaaggcccaccgggCCGGGTTTTGAtcgggccttaaaaagcccgggctttgaccgggtcgggcttttcgggctttgactttgaccgggccAAGCCGGGCCGGGCTTTCCGGAAATGTCAaagcccgtttgggccctcgaaGCGGGCCTAACCGGGAttttttcgggccggatcggatcgggccgggcttttttctaatttaaatcggatcgagtattattaaagattccgaagaatacatatgttagcaactagatcatcgtaaaaatgtattagtttacatggaatattttatgaaaacattacttcattgaaaatatttaaattcagcaaaaaataaacatgtttatataatatattttatcattgttatgataacaatgatatccaaatattcataacaatgatatccaaatatatagtatacttattatatcttctttcattatttatgcaacgaagtatatataaataatattattaatcacaaatatgtaaatatatatgtgtttaaagtattatttatatttatagtgaatgtgaatttataaatatataagaaaatatattagaataatcagattataaccggGTTTTTTCGAGTTTTTAATCTGGCCGGGCCGGGCGGAAGCCCAGATttttaaccgggccgggccgggatttgcctaaaaatatagggcccgtcgaggccCGAAGCCCGGGCCGGGACCGGGTCGGGCTTTGAACCGGGCCAGATTTTCGGGTCCGGGCTTTTTATGCATCTCTAAATGTGACCATGGTTTTCACCTGGTTCTGCAGCAAACACAGTCACCTCAACCTACAAATACAGTGTTCTTTCTATACTTTTATTACAAATAATAAGATTCTGTAAGTACAACTACAGCATATCCTTACCAACCAGAACACCATATCCTTACCAACCAGAACACACCGTCAAGATCATTCCAAAAGTAAACGTCTGGCTTAGCAGAAGTGTTGTTTATGTAAATTCACATATTTCTGAAGCACATTAAACAACCTCGGTATTGATTCTCCGTTTTAAAGATTCATAAATGGGCATTAGTCCCCTTTGCTCATTTACGCAAATAGCAACCAATACCTTTATAATTAAATACGATAACAGGTACTAAAAGCATAATAATATTCTTCTTCGGTTTTTCTAATGTATACCCAGGAATATACAATAAGCACTAAATTTTATGAGTTTGGTGCATTATTATTGGTGAAGTTGTTATAAATACAGGCTGTTcatcaatatttatgattagGGTACCAATCAAAATGCATCAAACTCATGAGAGTGAGTGCTTATTGTGTGCTCTTGGCACGTGTTAGAAAACCAGATTCTCCTTGTTGGATCACAACATACATTATTAAAGCTGAAACAGTTGAAATCCCAATAACTGGCACATATCCCTTTTTTTAAAAGCAGGCACATCATTAGAAATAAACACCAATTGCTTGACAATTAAAGATCGGTCTGTCCAGAGAACTTGGTTTTTTTTTAAAGTCCCAAATATGTATACCACTGCACTCCTAAATGAGTATCTTTTGCTTTGACCAATTAACTAACTATGGTCTTCAGCAATGTGAGGAATCTCTTCCGTCCATTACATCTCGTCTTCTAGATGGAGTGCAAAGCTGCCTTTTTTTAAAACACTCTCTTTAATAGTAGTCTTTAAGCTGGAATCTCAATCTTTTTCTTCTTCTAGCAGTCCCCGTGGGTGGACATTCATGAATTTCAGTATATCTCGATCCACATCCATAGCAAAATTCATATCCGCACCTGAAATTTACAATTTTCAATTAACGAAATTAAAATTTGGGAAAATTGTACATTCAGTAAAGAAAATGGCCATCATGACAAAGACTAAACcattcaaaattcaaaaattaatttgaGCGAAGGTGAGCATGCATACAGGAGAGTAAAAAGAACGTTTTACTTGCCTGCAATGAATGTGCAAACAGCCATTGATCTTTTCAACAAAATACTTGCATTTGGGGCATCTCCTCCATTTTTTGCTTTTTGCAATCTCCATCAACATGATATCTCcattttctctttcttttttgttcaaattcttgaactgaACGCAATCGATCCCAGAATGCCATGCAACCTTGCACTGTGCACAAAACAGTCTTCGACAATTCGGGCACTCAGATGCAGTAACTTTCTCCTCTCCATCATCCAGCATCAATGCAGAACAATCCTGAAAGGGACAATAGAATTTCTGTGAACCAATAATTAGCGACTCACATAAAACATTGTCCCATCGTTCCAGCACTTCCCTGGGAACAATTTCTCGGCAACTATCTGGTCCAATATCACCTTCCCTACAATTTGTATCGGGACAATTTATTGTTGTAACATTTGCTTGTATCTTTGAGGCAACATATTTGCTTATGCAGTCTTTACAGAATGTATGCCTGCAACTGGTATTTGGGAACATTTCTCCAATTCGTTTGTGATCGAAACAGATATTGCACAAGCTCCTGCTCTGCGAAGATTGCCCAAAATTATTCTCTGCAATCTTTTTTCCCTTATTAAAGCGGGTACTGTCTTCTTGTGATGGTTGCATGTCTCGAAAAGTTGAAGAGATCACAGTGGACATGAGAACCTCTTGGAGCTGCATTTGATTCGCAAAGTTTTCGTCCGTGACAGGAATTCCCTCTTCATCATCTAACAAAGCTGGGAAGTGGAAGTCATCTATTACAGGGGCAGATGCGTTGGATCTTGATAAACCTGCCTCGCTCTCTCGTTTTCTTTTTCTCGAAATTACCTCCTCCTGTTCACTAGTGTCATCTGACGTGGTTTCATCACTAGTGGTTTCATCACTAATACTTGGAAAAACATAAATGCGATTTGATCTGGGATTACTTGATGTCATATTTATAACAAGGGCCTGCAAAATTGAGGCCACTTGGATATAAGCAAAGGCTTATCGTCCCTTAAAAGTCATCATCTAAAAACTTAAAAGTAAACGAAAAGGTCTTAAATCTGACATCTCCAGACATATTTATCAACAGACATATATACCCAACAATGCATTATACAGCTCAATACTAAAACAATGAGATATAAGCAACTTTTGGTTGATTATACGTAAAAGGCAGATTCTTTTGGTCCATCTATACTACTAAAAACATTATTAATCCATGGAGAAATTAACACTATAGTGACTAGTACATACACTAACAAAGAATCCTTTGAATTGATATTCGTTAAGGTAAATTATATCAGAAAGTTAAATGGTAAACGCCACATTGACACATGTTAATGACCGGTCATTGACATGTTAATAAAAAAGGTGTGAATGAAACTAAAGAATTGCTTACCGGTGAATCGGAGTTTTGGATTAGGGTTGATCTGGTGCAGATTTGGTAAAGTGACAGCGTTAAACTAAAGAGAGAAACAGAACAATTTGATCAGAGCAGCCTAGGTTAACAGCTTCCTTAAACATATtcttaattttaaatataaaaaatataataaaaaattacaCTCCAATCCTGTTTTTTTAATATAAGACTAAGACACATCCCTCATTGCTTATCTTTAccttattttatttttatcaataaaaatttAATCCCTCTCTTACTTTAAAtttttttctctcttcttctttcATACCTcattcaaatttattattattgtaattataaaaaaataaagataaaaaTTGTTGAAGTTCAAATtcaaaattatgttttaaatcaataagaggtaatattttataaaatttataaataatttattcaTACTGTTGGACTTCTCTTAGAGCACTGACTTAGTACTAATCCTTACGGATTATATAAATTTACTATTTACACGTATTTTGAAACTTCTATTTAATATACTTTTataatgtttttttaaaaaaaaaaattaaaaaaaaattattaatagggataaataaattatgcttgtataattaaatactgcattaattgtacaagctgtgggctgctagacccaataaaaagatatatgatactcagaccagaaaggttaagcctgatggaccagatcatgcctgatggaataaaaaaggcccaaaagccctgattattaattaatttcgtaattaattaataagggacaaatcagatgttgaaaagagtcccgataaggatataaatccttgaagattagcctcaaggggacctaaaaggataaggaatcagtttcctactatctaggactccaaagtccattctaattatgagacttgcccaccaagtctcctataccaagtccaattcaaggactcccaacatctatataaggggtctcacccccaccaatcagaactacgttttttggcttgattctctaattcacagagatacgtaggcatctcgtaaaggcagattgagtcacgaaacacgagagcagccattaaaggccttgagctcccgaatcttagtattaaatacagcaagtaataaccttagttttttatccataacatttggcgccgtctgtgggaaaacgcaacaacaaccatggcgagaacacggagaacaattggagctctaaaggaaggaacaccatcagagacaacccaggtgatttcatcaaccgtggaggttcctccccattcaacttatgcatctactcagggggaagcccagacaggggcaactcaacctcagccacaagggacaactcccccgactattcaaggtacgaatcctcaagttcaacaagtacatatacctatgaattctcgacccgtagggtatgaatattcaactgttgttactactaaccccccttatgggatgccccttcgccctgaggttggaggaagcggatatgctgggcgaggcgaagcacgagggcagtcacccccctatatacgaggtttgggtcctattcctgaggatcgggaattttctggtccttatactgagagagactccgaatcttcggatgatgaagtggccccgagaaggaggcgtcctggaaaagagccaatggccgatggaaggcaacgcccccaaagcaccccaggggcaaatccccaagaagtgcaggaaaggatcagggctcatgaggctgaaatccaaaggctgaggcgtgatttggaggctcaccaggccaccagaccccagatacctcctagggggagaaatcctcctcctgtcatagacctggatggtccggtaagaagaagggctgttgtcccaagaactgatccaagcaatctccttccccttggagatcctgatgatccaactccacccttcacagaagagataatgaatgcccatatctcaaggaaattcaagatgcccactatcaaagcctatgatggcacgggagaccccgctaatcatgttaggacattctctaatgcactgctgctgcaacccgtgaatgatgctataaagtgtcgggccttccctcaaaccctgtcgggtatggctcaaagatggtacagtcgcctgcccccaaattctattggatcgttcagagaattaagtcaggcttttattaagcaattcatcagtggaagagtccatgagaaaagttcagcatcccttatgagtcttgtgcagggagctaaggaatccttgagagattacctgaatcgttttacaaaggaggctttaaaagtcccagaccttgatgataagatagccatgatagcactacaacaaggaaccagggatgagtttttcaagatgtccttggccaaacgtccccctgaaaacatgttgcaactccaagagagagcagggaagtatatcaaggttgaagaaagcatgaggaagaccatagtaagtaatgagcccactggaggcaagaagcgaaaaactgatttggaatatattgcaaaggacaaatatcctagaaccgagcaaaaccctgattcaacccccaagaagggaggacctgggcaaaagttcactgaatacgctaagcttaatgctcctagaagtcagattttgatggagattgagaaagacagagatgttcgctggcctaagcccttgaaggctgatcccgccaagctagataagagcatgtattgcaggtttcacaaagatgttggccatgacaccgatgagtgtaggcaattgaaagatgaaattgagttcctcattcgaaaaggaagattgaacaaatacactggagaaggaggggataggaataataatggaaggaagaactttgaggatcgtaggagggaccaagacgatcaggggcgaaacccccagcctagaggaccagttataaacaccatttatggagggccgagacctcgagggcctgtgataaacacaatttttggaggtccaactgctgctggattgtccaaaaattccagaaaggcatatactagagaggttatgcatattgttggagaagccccgaagagggccaggacagaagtaacattggcttttgatgattccgacctagagggtgtgaagtttccccatgacgacccgctggtcataacaccaataataggaaatagcccggttaagagggtccttgtggataatggtgcttctgtggatatcttgctccacgacaccttcctaaggatggggtataacgactcccagttaacaccaaccgacatgccgatatatggatttgctggagtagaatgtcctgtggaagggataatcaaattgccaaccaccataggtacggagccaagacaagcaacgcagatgctgaatttcgtggtggtaaaggctagttcaacttataatgctatcatggagagaacagggatacatgccttcaaggctgtcccctcttcctaccattcagtcatggagtttcccacccgaaacgggattggagaagagagaggagatcaaaaaatggctagaagctgttatgtggcctctttgagggcagatggagtcggggggcaggttcttcctattgaagatatggatgttcgagaaaatgatgagaatagaggaaggccagcagaagaattggtttcggttcctttagaccccgagaatcctgagaggacgactttcattggagccacattagaggagccccttagagggaagttagtgaaatttttgcaagaaaatagtgatgtgtttgcatggtcagcagctgatatgccaggcatagacccggagttaattactcacaagctaaacgtagatccaagccggaagacagtgaaacaaaagaaaagaaattttgccccggaaagacaagaggctataaagcaggaagtggaaaagctcttagaggctggtttcattgaggagattcaatttccggagtagttagcaaaccctgtaatggtgaagaaggctaatggaaagtggaggatgtgtatagacttcaccgatctgaatgatgcatgccccaaagactgttttccgctgcctagaattgatactttgattgatgccaccgctggacatgagatgctgagtttcatggatgggtttagcggatacaaccagatcaaaatgcataaggatgacattccaaaggtatcatttatcactgatttggtgtttattgttatcttgttatggcgtttggtctcaagaatgcaggagccacctatcaaaggttggtgaatagaatttttaaggatcttattggtaagactatggaagtctatgttgatgacatgttagtcaagagtctagtaaagactgatcatatagcccatttaagggaagcttttgaggtcctgaggtaccacaagatgatgttgaatccgacgaagtgtgctttcggagtaggatctggaaaat carries:
- the LOC141692479 gene encoding E3 ubiquitin-protein ligase RSL1-like, encoding MTSSNPRSNRIYVFPSISDETTSDETTSDDTSEQEEVISRKRKRESEAGLSRSNASAPVIDDFHFPALLDDEEGIPVTDENFANQMQLQEVLMSTVISSTFRDMQPSQEDSTRFNKGKKIAENNFGQSSQSRSLCNICFDHKRIGEMFPNTSCRHTFCKDCISKYVASKIQANVTTINCPDTNCREGDIGPDSCREIVPREVLERWDNVLCESLIIGSQKFYCPFQDCSALMLDDGEEKVTASECPNCRRLFCAQCKVAWHSGIDCVQFKNLNKKERENGDIMLMEIAKSKKWRRCPKCKYFVEKINGCLHIHCRCGYEFCYGCGSRYTEIHECPPTGTARRRKRLRFQLKDYY
- the LOC141690613 gene encoding uncharacterized protein LOC141690613, which produces MHMLAYGISTDVVDDYVRIGESTAVECLKKFVSNVITIFEGEYLRKPNSNDKQRLLQMGEARGFPAWKEMFMSGHKGVATIILEVVASSDLWIWHAFFGVAGSNNDINVLDRSPVFDDVLQGRAPKMRDKRVHRQLQNDLVEHISQFHENR